A genomic window from Streptomyces broussonetiae includes:
- a CDS encoding CBS domain-containing protein, translating to MADLVTWRSQFGPPVTVRPDTALGEAADQLVDSRATSLLVVDDSDRPVGRILADGLLDYLLPERGRLHFRRFLR from the coding sequence ATGGCCGACCTGGTCACCTGGCGGTCCCAGTTCGGCCCTCCGGTCACCGTCCGCCCCGACACCGCCCTCGGCGAGGCCGCCGACCAGCTGGTCGACTCCCGCGCCACCTCACTTCTGGTGGTGGACGACTCCGACCGGCCCGTCGGCCGGATCCTCGCCGACGGCCTGCTCGACTACCTGCTGCCCGAGCGCGGGCGCCTGCACTTCCGGAGGTTCCTGCGGTGA
- a CDS encoding divalent metal cation transporter: MTRDLDTTTAAPAAPATRRRGLGRLTVVAAIAGPGLVAANAGNDAAGIATYASAGSQYTYGTLFFTVLLAIALVMVQEMAVRLGAHTGKGLGALIREQFSLRLTGLAVFCLLLANTGLVVSEFAGIGAAFELLGVPKWAVIPPAAILLWSLVLFGSYRWAERIFLIMSPAFFAYPIAMILGHPH; encoded by the coding sequence GTGACCCGCGATCTGGACACCACAACGGCCGCACCCGCCGCACCCGCCACGCGGCGGCGGGGCCTGGGCCGTCTCACCGTGGTCGCCGCGATCGCCGGTCCGGGCCTGGTCGCCGCGAACGCCGGCAACGACGCCGCCGGCATCGCCACCTACGCCTCCGCCGGGTCTCAATACACCTACGGCACGCTGTTCTTCACGGTGCTGCTCGCCATCGCCCTGGTCATGGTCCAGGAGATGGCCGTCCGGCTCGGTGCCCACACCGGCAAGGGCCTGGGCGCACTGATCCGCGAGCAGTTCAGCCTGCGCCTGACCGGCCTGGCGGTGTTCTGCCTGCTGCTGGCCAACACGGGCCTGGTCGTCAGCGAGTTCGCGGGCATCGGCGCCGCCTTCGAACTGCTCGGTGTGCCCAAGTGGGCAGTGATCCCGCCAGCGGCGATCCTGCTGTGGTCGCTAGTACTGTTCGGCTCCTACCGATGGGCCGAACGCATCTTCCTCATCATGTCGCCGGCGTTCTTCGCCTACCCGATCGCGATGATCCTCGGCCACCCGCACTGA
- a CDS encoding divalent metal cation transporter: MFACIISLTIIIATVAAIGDTGPLDSAAQAAEALKPVAGQNAEILFAVGLIGASALAGAVVPLSASYAVGEAAGVERSVSRSFRDAPLFLGLFTAQIVLGAAVAMTPVNVIQLLIGTQVLQGLISPTVLVYLLVLTNRRSVLGAAANGPRYRIGATIVVVGVAGISTILLVQTVLGWFGLG; the protein is encoded by the coding sequence GTGTTCGCCTGCATCATCAGCCTGACGATCATCATCGCCACCGTCGCCGCCATTGGCGACACCGGTCCGCTGGACTCCGCCGCCCAGGCCGCCGAAGCCCTCAAACCGGTCGCCGGCCAGAACGCCGAAATCCTCTTCGCCGTGGGTCTGATCGGCGCCAGCGCCCTGGCCGGCGCAGTCGTACCGCTGTCGGCCAGTTACGCGGTCGGCGAGGCTGCCGGAGTGGAACGCTCCGTCTCCCGCAGCTTCCGCGACGCCCCACTGTTCCTGGGCCTGTTCACCGCCCAGATCGTGCTCGGCGCCGCGGTGGCGATGACCCCGGTGAACGTCATCCAGCTCCTGATCGGCACCCAGGTCCTGCAGGGCCTGATCAGCCCCACCGTGCTGGTCTACCTGCTGGTCCTCACCAACCGCCGTTCCGTGCTCGGTGCGGCGGCCAACGGCCCTCGCTACCGGATCGGCGCCACCATCGTGGTCGTCGGCGTCGCAGGCATATCCACCATCCTGCTCGTCCAGACCGTCCTCGGCTGGTTCGGTCTCGGCTGA
- a CDS encoding IS630 family transposase (programmed frameshift) produces MRYGDGGGLSAAGRRRRETVRNQAAELFEQKIKPLEVARRLRVSPKSAYLWHQLWRDGGVRALASRGPSGSRCRLSPRCLEKLAAYLEEGPAAHGWDQDQVWTGARVATLIGRKFHVSYSVSGATRLMRRLGFTPQVPARRAAERDEQAIAVWKEATWGEVKARAACDGFICFEDEAGFTRRPPKGRTWGRRGITPVVRVSGRRSGRVSVAGPIATRPGSRTRLCNRLRLHTGRKGERCSLSEDDYIRLIDGMHQLVKAPIVLVWDRLNTHVSHTMRELIEAREWLTVFILPSYAPELNAVEYLWAHVKRSLANLASVALDRLEALVRNRLKRLQYRPDLLDGFVAGTGLSLDLPPPSP; encoded by the exons GTGAGATATGGGGATGGGGGCGGGCTGTCTGCTGCGGGACGGCGGCGCCGGGAGACGGTACGGAATCAGGCGGCCGAGCTGTTCGAGCAGAAGATCAAGCCGCTGGAGGTGGCACGGCGCCTGCGGGTGAGCCCGAAGTCGGCCTATCTATGGCATCAGCTATGGCGGGACGGCGGTGTTCGGGCTCTGGCCTCCCGTGGCCCGAGCGGATCGCGGTGCCGGCTGTCCCCGCGCTGCCTGGAGAAGCTGGCCGCGTACCTGGAGGAGGGGCCGGCTGCGCACGGCTGGGACCAAGACCAGGTGTGGACCGGTGCGCGGGTGGCGACGCTGATCGGCAGGAAGTTCCACGTCTCCTACAGCGTCTCGGGGGCCACCCGGCTGATGCGCCGGCTCGGGTTCACCCCGCAGGTTCCTGCTCGCAGAGCCGCGGAACGCGACGAGCAGGCCATCGCCGTGTGGAAGGAGGCGACGTGGGGGGAGGTAAAA GCCCGGGCGGCCTGTGACGGCTTCATCTGCTTCGAGGACGAAGCCGGGTTCACCCGCAGGCCGCCGAAGGGCCGCACCTGGGGCAGGCGGGGCATCACCCCGGTCGTGAGAGTGTCCGGCCGCCGTTCGGGGAGGGTCTCCGTCGCCGGGCCGATCGCGACGCGTCCGGGCTCGAGGACCCGGCTGTGCAACCGGCTGCGGCTGCACACCGGACGCAAGGGCGAGCGCTGCAGCCTGTCCGAGGACGACTACATCCGTCTGATCGACGGGATGCACCAGCTGGTCAAGGCACCGATCGTGCTCGTATGGGACCGGTTGAACACCCACGTCTCCCACACCATGCGCGAGCTGATCGAGGCACGGGAGTGGCTGACGGTGTTCATCCTGCCCTCCTATGCACCCGAACTGAACGCGGTCGAGTACCTGTGGGCCCACGTCAAACGCAGTCTCGCCAACCTCGCGAGCGTGGCTCTCGACCGGCTCGAGGCCCTCGTCCGCAACCGACTCAAACGCCTCCAGTACCGCCCGGATCTCCTCGACGGTTTCGTTGCCGGGACCGGACTCTCCCTCGACCTCCCACCACCATCACCCTGA
- the adh gene encoding aldehyde dehydrogenase, giving the protein MTRYAAPGTEGAIVSYQARYDHFIGGEYVPPVRGQYFENPSPVNGQPFTEIARGTAEDVERALDAAHEAAPAWGRTSVAERSDILLKIADRMAAHLEPLAVAESWENGKPVRETLAADIPLAIDHFRYFAGAIRAQEGSLGEIDDDTVAYHFHEPLGVVAQIIPWNFPILMATWKLAPALAAGNAVVLKPAEQTPASIHYWVGLIADLLPPGVLNIVNGFGVEAGKPLASSPRVAKVAFTGETTTGRLIMQYASENIKPVTLELGGKSPNIFFDDVWAHDDDFRDKALEGFTMFALNQGEVCTCPSRALIQRGHYADFLEAAVARTRQIKPGHPLDTDTMIGAQASNDQLEKILSYLDIGRQEGAKVLTGGERIEHDGELKGGYYVQPTIFEGDNRMRIFQEEIFGPVVSVASFDDFDDAVKIANDTLYGLGAGVWTRDANTAYRAGRAIQAGRVWTNCYHAYPAHAAFGGYKQSGIGRETHKMMLEHYQQTKNIFCSYSPKKLGFF; this is encoded by the coding sequence ATGACTCGTTACGCGGCGCCGGGCACCGAAGGTGCGATCGTCTCCTACCAGGCGCGTTACGACCACTTCATCGGCGGGGAGTACGTGCCGCCGGTGCGCGGGCAGTACTTCGAGAATCCGTCGCCGGTCAACGGGCAGCCGTTCACCGAGATCGCGCGCGGCACCGCGGAGGACGTCGAGCGGGCGCTGGACGCGGCGCACGAGGCCGCGCCGGCGTGGGGCCGTACGTCGGTGGCGGAGCGCAGCGACATCCTGCTGAAGATCGCGGACCGGATGGCGGCTCATCTGGAGCCGCTGGCGGTGGCCGAGAGCTGGGAGAACGGCAAGCCGGTGCGGGAAACGCTGGCAGCCGACATTCCGCTGGCGATCGACCACTTCCGGTACTTCGCGGGGGCGATCCGGGCGCAGGAGGGGTCGCTCGGCGAGATCGACGACGACACGGTGGCGTACCACTTCCACGAGCCGCTCGGGGTCGTCGCGCAGATCATCCCGTGGAACTTCCCGATCCTGATGGCGACCTGGAAGCTGGCGCCGGCGCTCGCCGCGGGCAACGCGGTCGTCCTCAAGCCCGCCGAGCAGACCCCGGCGTCCATCCACTACTGGGTCGGCCTGATCGCGGATCTGCTGCCGCCGGGTGTACTGAACATCGTCAACGGCTTCGGGGTGGAGGCGGGCAAGCCGCTGGCATCGAGCCCGCGGGTGGCGAAGGTGGCGTTCACCGGAGAGACCACGACCGGGCGGCTGATCATGCAGTACGCCTCCGAGAACATCAAGCCCGTCACCCTCGAACTCGGTGGGAAGTCCCCGAACATCTTCTTCGACGACGTGTGGGCGCACGACGACGACTTCCGGGACAAGGCACTCGAGGGCTTCACGATGTTCGCGCTCAACCAGGGCGAGGTCTGCACCTGCCCGTCCCGGGCGCTGATCCAGCGTGGCCACTACGCGGACTTCCTCGAGGCGGCGGTTGCCCGCACCCGGCAGATCAAGCCGGGGCACCCCCTCGACACCGACACGATGATCGGCGCCCAGGCTTCCAACGACCAGTTGGAGAAGATCCTCTCCTACCTGGACATCGGCCGGCAGGAGGGCGCGAAGGTCCTGACGGGTGGTGAGCGTATCGAGCACGACGGCGAACTCAAGGGCGGTTACTACGTCCAGCCGACCATCTTCGAGGGCGACAACCGCATGCGGATCTTCCAGGAGGAGATCTTCGGCCCGGTCGTCTCGGTCGCGTCCTTCGACGACTTCGACGACGCAGTCAAGATCGCGAACGACACGCTGTACGGGCTCGGCGCGGGCGTGTGGACCCGGGATGCCAACACCGCCTACCGTGCGGGCCGCGCGATCCAGGCGGGACGGGTGTGGACCAACTGCTACCACGCCTATCCGGCGCATGCCGCGTTCGGCGGCTACAAGCAGTCCGGGATCGGTCGCGAGACGCACAAGATGATGCTGGAGCACTACCAGCAGACGAAGAACATCTTTTGTAGCTACTCACCCAAGAAACTTGGATTCTTCTAG